In Pseudovibrio brasiliensis, the following are encoded in one genomic region:
- a CDS encoding BCCT family transporter: MTDITKQSVEDANDTNMPLLAITGGFIVLFCLVALINLDVLSAFVDWGFNISATYFGLFWQVLLLSTFLLGLILCVLPGGKAIMGNLAKPEFTVFQWGAMIMCTLLAGGGVFWAAGEPMAHFLSSPPLFGTEAGTDAAVDAAMAQSFMHWGFLAWAILGSLSTVMLMHYHYEKGLPLAPRTLLYPVFGDKAINGPIGLIADASSIIAVVAGTVGPIGFLGLQVSYGLSDLFGIPDGFTTQAVVIAGLVALYTISAISGLSRGIQLLSRLNVILAAGLLLFVLLAGPTAFIFNSFFSGFATYLGNFFGMALYRGEAGVFGEPGWLGWWTVFFWGWFMGYGPLMAMFIARVSRGRSIRSIVIMLSIVAPIVTNFWFTIVGGSGIAFELQQAGSIATAFEGFNLPAALLAITQQLPLGFFVSILFLVLTTIFVATTGDSMTYVISVTMSKSGTPSMAVRVFWGIAMGMMAIILISVGSGGVSKLQSFIVITAVPVSLLLIPSLWDALRITIAKGRDS, from the coding sequence ATGACGGACATTACCAAGCAATCTGTAGAGGACGCTAACGATACCAATATGCCGCTGCTTGCGATTACAGGTGGCTTTATCGTGCTCTTCTGCTTAGTCGCACTTATCAATCTCGATGTATTATCTGCATTTGTTGATTGGGGCTTCAATATTTCTGCAACATACTTCGGCTTGTTTTGGCAGGTGCTGCTTCTGTCGACGTTTCTATTGGGCTTGATCCTTTGTGTATTGCCGGGCGGCAAGGCAATAATGGGCAACCTGGCAAAGCCAGAGTTTACGGTCTTCCAATGGGGCGCAATGATCATGTGTACCCTGCTGGCAGGCGGCGGTGTCTTCTGGGCTGCGGGTGAGCCAATGGCGCACTTCCTGTCATCGCCTCCACTGTTTGGCACAGAAGCCGGCACGGATGCTGCCGTGGATGCAGCCATGGCGCAAAGCTTTATGCATTGGGGCTTTTTGGCCTGGGCGATCCTTGGCTCTTTGAGTACCGTCATGCTGATGCATTATCACTATGAAAAAGGATTGCCACTCGCACCGCGGACCTTGCTTTACCCTGTGTTTGGCGACAAAGCGATCAACGGTCCAATTGGTCTCATAGCAGATGCGTCAAGTATCATTGCTGTGGTTGCTGGAACCGTGGGTCCGATTGGCTTCCTCGGGTTGCAAGTCAGTTACGGTCTGAGTGATCTGTTTGGCATTCCAGATGGGTTTACAACACAAGCCGTTGTGATTGCTGGCCTGGTCGCGCTCTATACGATTTCAGCCATCTCCGGTCTTTCCAGAGGTATCCAGCTTCTGAGCCGCCTGAATGTCATTCTTGCTGCCGGTCTGCTGCTTTTCGTGTTGCTCGCTGGCCCAACAGCCTTCATCTTCAACAGCTTCTTCTCAGGCTTTGCAACATATCTTGGCAACTTCTTCGGCATGGCGCTTTACCGCGGTGAAGCTGGTGTCTTTGGTGAGCCGGGTTGGCTTGGCTGGTGGACTGTGTTCTTCTGGGGCTGGTTCATGGGATATGGCCCGTTGATGGCAATGTTCATCGCGCGTGTCTCTCGTGGCAGATCCATTCGCTCGATCGTGATCATGCTGTCCATTGTCGCGCCGATTGTCACAAACTTCTGGTTCACGATTGTTGGCGGTTCTGGGATTGCATTTGAACTTCAGCAGGCTGGCTCTATTGCGACTGCTTTTGAAGGTTTCAACCTTCCAGCTGCACTCTTAGCGATCACCCAGCAGTTGCCGCTCGGCTTCTTTGTCTCAATCCTCTTCTTGGTTTTGACAACGATTTTCGTAGCGACAACAGGTGACTCCATGACCTACGTCATCTCTGTCACCATGTCCAAGAGCGGAACACCATCTATGGCAGTTCGTGTGTTCTGGGGCATTGCAATGGGTATGATGGCAATAATCCTGATTTCAGTAGGGTCTGGCGGCGTCTCAAAGTTGCAGAGCTTTATCGTCATCACCGCAGTACCAGTATCCTTGCTACTCATTCCGTCACTTTGGGATGCATTGCGCATCACAATAGCGAAAGGAAGAGACAGCTGA
- a CDS encoding membrane dipeptidase has product MWIDNLQYANWSEKIFRQMREGRVDAVHVTIAYHENFRETVLNFEQWNRWFEQYSDLIMPAYVVADIDVARETNRTAILFGFQNPSPIEDDIGLVEIVHRLGARFMQLTYNNQSLLATGCYEAEDTGLTRMGKQVVREMNRVGLVVDMSHSADRSTIEAADYSERPIAITHANPFDWAPALRNKKDDVIQAVVQNGGMLGFSLYPHHLKDKSACTLESFCTMIARTAEKFGAQHLGIGSDLCQDQPDSIVEWMRMGRWTKETDYGEGSACAPGFPPMPTWFESNKDFGNLEKGLRTVGFNEEETAGIMGRNWYCFYESSFHAAPAEKRLLNSPPSELKKNCSA; this is encoded by the coding sequence ATGTGGATCGACAATCTTCAATATGCCAACTGGTCTGAGAAAATTTTCCGGCAGATGCGTGAAGGGAGGGTGGATGCTGTTCATGTAACGATCGCGTATCATGAGAATTTTCGCGAGACAGTGCTCAATTTTGAGCAGTGGAACCGCTGGTTTGAGCAATACTCTGACCTCATTATGCCCGCTTATGTGGTCGCTGATATTGATGTTGCACGCGAAACCAACCGCACAGCAATCCTCTTTGGCTTCCAGAACCCAAGCCCGATTGAAGACGATATCGGCCTCGTTGAGATTGTGCACCGCCTTGGTGCGCGCTTCATGCAGCTGACATACAACAACCAGTCGTTGCTTGCCACAGGTTGCTATGAAGCTGAAGATACCGGCCTTACCCGGATGGGCAAACAGGTTGTGAGGGAGATGAACCGGGTTGGGCTTGTCGTGGATATGAGCCATTCTGCCGATCGGTCGACGATTGAGGCTGCAGATTACTCTGAAAGACCAATCGCAATCACGCATGCCAATCCGTTTGATTGGGCACCTGCGCTGCGTAACAAGAAAGATGATGTTATTCAGGCCGTTGTGCAAAATGGTGGAATGCTGGGCTTCTCGCTTTACCCGCATCACCTCAAAGACAAATCAGCGTGCACGCTTGAAAGCTTCTGCACGATGATTGCGCGGACTGCAGAGAAGTTTGGCGCACAGCATTTGGGCATAGGCTCTGACCTTTGCCAGGACCAGCCAGATAGCATCGTGGAATGGATGCGTATGGGGCGTTGGACAAAAGAGACGGACTACGGTGAGGGATCGGCGTGCGCACCGGGCTTCCCGCCAATGCCTACATGGTTCGAGAGCAACAAAGATTTTGGCAACCTTGAAAAAGGTTTGCGAACTGTCGGTTTCAATGAGGAGGAAACTGCAGGGATCATGGGCCGAAATTGGTACTGCTTTTATGAAAGCAGTTTTCACGCAGCGCCAGCCGAAAAGAGGCTGCTTAACTCACCCCCATCGGAGTTGAAGAAGAACTGTTCAGCTTAA
- a CDS encoding aldehyde dehydrogenase family protein, translating into MVDTKLNLIAGNWTAGTSEVENRNPSDLSDLVGLFAQASADQLEATLDQARIAQAEWAAYGIERKYNVLNAIGTEMMARAEELGTLLSREEGKPLAEGKGEVYRAGQFFTYYAAETLRQIGENADSVRDGIEVDVRREAVGVVAIISPWNFPTATASWKIAPALAFGNAVVWKPANLTPASAVALAEIIERQDIPKGLFSLVMGSGRDIGQRLVESSKVDAISFTGSVPVGRGIASAAVQNFTRVQMEMGSKNALAVMDDADLDLAVSLAIGGAFGGTGQKCTASSRLVVHEAIHDAFVEKLIAGTKTMKVGHALQTGTQIGPVVSEQQLNENLAYVELGKSEGAELACGGQRLEMPTQGFYMSPGIFLNSNNSMKINRDEMFAPLAAVIKVGSYDEALATVNDTNFGLTSGIVTQNLARATHFRRNARTGCVMVNLPTAGTDYHVPFGGRGDSSYGPREQGSHAKDFYTIVKTSYISSGVPV; encoded by the coding sequence ATGGTCGACACAAAACTGAATCTCATTGCAGGAAACTGGACCGCTGGCACAAGCGAAGTTGAGAACCGGAACCCATCGGATCTGAGTGATCTTGTTGGTCTGTTCGCGCAGGCATCTGCTGACCAGCTGGAAGCGACCTTGGACCAGGCACGCATTGCTCAAGCGGAGTGGGCCGCTTATGGCATTGAGCGCAAATACAACGTGCTGAATGCGATCGGGACTGAGATGATGGCGCGTGCAGAGGAACTCGGCACGTTGCTTTCTCGTGAAGAAGGTAAACCTCTCGCCGAAGGTAAGGGCGAAGTCTACCGTGCGGGCCAGTTCTTCACCTACTATGCAGCTGAAACACTGCGTCAGATCGGTGAAAACGCAGATTCAGTGCGGGATGGTATTGAGGTTGATGTCCGTCGGGAAGCTGTTGGCGTTGTTGCTATCATCTCTCCGTGGAACTTCCCAACAGCAACGGCTTCCTGGAAGATTGCTCCAGCGCTTGCATTTGGAAATGCTGTTGTTTGGAAACCGGCAAATTTGACGCCTGCTTCTGCTGTCGCTCTGGCAGAGATTATTGAGCGGCAAGACATACCCAAAGGCCTCTTCTCACTGGTCATGGGCTCTGGTCGTGACATTGGTCAGCGTTTGGTAGAGAGCTCGAAAGTCGATGCGATTTCCTTTACGGGCTCTGTTCCGGTTGGCCGCGGCATTGCATCAGCAGCTGTTCAGAATTTCACACGTGTTCAGATGGAAATGGGCTCCAAAAACGCTCTTGCAGTCATGGATGATGCTGACCTTGATCTGGCTGTATCTTTAGCAATCGGAGGGGCATTTGGCGGAACCGGGCAGAAGTGTACCGCTTCTTCCCGTCTGGTTGTCCACGAAGCCATTCATGATGCGTTTGTTGAGAAGCTCATTGCTGGCACAAAAACCATGAAGGTTGGCCATGCATTGCAGACAGGAACTCAGATTGGGCCGGTCGTTTCTGAGCAGCAACTCAACGAAAATCTGGCTTATGTTGAGCTTGGTAAGTCCGAAGGTGCTGAGCTCGCATGTGGTGGGCAACGTCTGGAGATGCCGACGCAGGGTTTCTATATGTCGCCCGGTATCTTCCTGAACTCGAACAATTCCATGAAAATCAACCGTGACGAAATGTTTGCTCCATTGGCGGCAGTTATCAAGGTTGGCAGTTATGATGAAGCGCTCGCGACCGTTAATGACACCAATTTCGGACTGACATCAGGCATCGTGACGCAAAACCTTGCAAGGGCAACCCATTTCCGCAGAAACGCGCGTACTGGGTGTGTAATGGTTAATCTGCCGACAGCTGGTACTGACTACCACGTTCCATTTGGTGGTCGCGGAGACAGTTCATACGGCCCACGTGAACAGGGTTCTCATGCAAAGGATTTCTATACCATCGTCAAAACCTCCTACATCTCATCCGGAGTTCCTGTGTGA
- a CDS encoding LysR family transcriptional regulator, whose amino-acid sequence MQIKIEMLRCFVAVARTGNLSDAAEVLGRTPSALSMMLKQLEENLGQSLFETDRKNRLSALGSFVLEQAERELYQFDGMVQDIVNFAKAKSGKVRLAAVPSVASTIIPKVIGRFLSMRPDVHIELRDMDSASILRELEKDRIDLGIASTQGHTTSFHTQTLFSDRFGILCHRSSALLQKGQDLNWEDLREERLIANNLSQSIQVPACQRLHAEAGLKVHNITSLIAMVRSQIGITILPDTTTQMLNTDEINFIPLPDTSVQREIQIIRKSETPPSPAAQALEQTILTFVQEDK is encoded by the coding sequence ATGCAGATCAAGATTGAGATGCTTCGGTGCTTCGTCGCTGTTGCTCGAACCGGCAACCTCAGTGATGCAGCTGAGGTTCTTGGGCGCACACCTTCAGCACTTTCTATGATGCTAAAACAACTGGAAGAAAATCTGGGACAATCTTTGTTTGAGACTGATCGTAAGAACCGGCTCTCAGCACTAGGCTCTTTCGTTCTGGAGCAGGCAGAGCGGGAACTTTATCAATTTGACGGCATGGTTCAGGATATTGTGAACTTCGCAAAAGCAAAAAGCGGAAAAGTGCGGTTGGCCGCCGTTCCATCAGTTGCAAGCACAATCATACCAAAAGTCATTGGGCGTTTCCTTTCTATGCGCCCTGATGTTCACATTGAACTCCGCGATATGGATTCTGCTTCCATCCTACGCGAGCTGGAAAAAGACCGGATTGATCTGGGCATTGCCTCTACACAAGGCCACACCACTTCATTTCACACTCAAACTCTCTTCTCTGATCGTTTCGGTATCCTGTGTCACCGGTCCAGTGCTTTGCTTCAGAAAGGTCAGGACTTAAACTGGGAGGACCTGAGAGAAGAACGCTTGATCGCAAACAATCTGTCTCAATCAATTCAAGTTCCAGCTTGTCAAAGGCTGCATGCTGAAGCGGGACTAAAAGTCCATAACATAACCTCGTTGATAGCAATGGTCCGTAGTCAGATCGGTATAACAATTCTACCTGACACCACCACTCAGATGCTTAATACAGATGAGATCAACTTCATTCCACTCCCAGACACTAGCGTCCAACGCGAGATCCAAATTATTCGAAAATCAGAAACACCACCTTCTCCTGCGGCACAAGCATTGGAGCAGACAATCCTGACATTTGTTCAGGAGGATAAGTAA
- the dpaL gene encoding diaminopropionate ammonia-lyase produces the protein MLKIRSNRFRTGETSPLFTTQVAEKTREFHSQIQGYEPTPLTSLPALAKELGVRAIYVKDESHRFGLNAFKVLGGSYALGRLLAKKLDLDISEIDLQTVSQKFERPMVFTTATAGNHGTGVAWAARAMGQKAVVYMPKDSPQSAVERIRGLGADCIVTDVNYDDTVRLANKTAEENGWELVQDTAWDGYEEIPTWISQGYMTMAGEAADQLAELDGAHPTHIMLQAGVGAMAGGVLGYLADAYGPENFTSVISEPRAADCLYQSVSSENGEMTAVEGDLTSIMAGLACGEPNPITWPILRDCGDHFISAEDNIAATGMRILGNPLKGDPAITGGESGALNIGLLYAMKSKAEYAELAQKAGLNEESVVLIFNTEGDTNPERYRKIVWEGALPL, from the coding sequence ATGCTTAAGATACGCAGCAATCGTTTCCGCACAGGTGAAACCAGTCCACTGTTCACCACCCAGGTTGCAGAGAAAACACGTGAGTTTCATAGTCAGATTCAAGGCTATGAGCCAACTCCGCTTACCAGTCTTCCTGCCTTAGCTAAGGAACTGGGTGTGAGGGCGATTTACGTGAAGGATGAGTCCCATCGCTTCGGACTAAATGCCTTTAAGGTGCTCGGTGGTTCCTACGCCCTTGGTCGCTTGCTTGCGAAGAAGCTTGATCTCGATATTTCTGAGATCGACCTGCAGACTGTCTCGCAAAAGTTTGAGCGACCGATGGTCTTTACAACAGCAACTGCTGGCAACCATGGGACCGGTGTCGCATGGGCTGCGCGCGCTATGGGACAGAAGGCTGTTGTTTACATGCCCAAAGATTCACCTCAGTCAGCTGTCGAGCGCATCCGAGGTTTGGGGGCAGACTGCATTGTGACCGATGTGAACTACGATGACACCGTGAGACTAGCGAATAAAACAGCCGAAGAGAACGGCTGGGAGCTTGTTCAGGATACTGCCTGGGATGGCTACGAAGAGATACCAACCTGGATCTCCCAGGGTTACATGACGATGGCTGGAGAAGCAGCTGACCAACTCGCCGAGCTGGACGGTGCTCACCCAACTCACATTATGCTTCAGGCAGGTGTCGGAGCTATGGCAGGCGGTGTTCTGGGCTATCTTGCTGATGCCTACGGGCCTGAGAACTTTACCTCTGTGATCAGCGAGCCGCGCGCTGCAGATTGTCTCTATCAGTCTGTTTCCAGCGAAAATGGCGAGATGACGGCTGTTGAAGGCGACCTGACCTCTATTATGGCAGGTCTGGCCTGCGGCGAACCAAATCCAATCACATGGCCAATCCTAAGAGATTGCGGCGATCATTTCATCTCAGCAGAAGATAACATTGCCGCCACCGGCATGCGCATTCTTGGTAACCCACTCAAAGGGGATCCTGCGATCACAGGCGGCGAGTCCGGTGCTTTGAACATTGGCCTGCTTTATGCGATGAAGTCAAAAGCAGAGTACGCCGAACTGGCACAAAAAGCTGGTCTCAACGAAGAGAGTGTTGTGTTGATCTTCAACACCGAGGGCGACACCAATCCTGAACGTTACAGAAAAATCGTCTGGGAAGGCGCCTTGCCTCTTTAA
- a CDS encoding RidA family protein, with protein sequence MKKLVATENAPAAIGPYSQGTVLENLVFTSGQLPLDPKTMAFPEGGITEQARMSLANLKAVLEEAGAGIDSVVKTTCFLAKMEDFAAFNEVYTEVFGTEGAPARSCIQAGRLPKDALVEVEAIAYVK encoded by the coding sequence ATGAAAAAGTTAGTTGCTACAGAAAACGCTCCAGCTGCAATCGGACCGTATTCTCAGGGAACTGTTTTAGAGAACCTCGTTTTCACCTCTGGTCAATTGCCGCTTGATCCAAAAACGATGGCATTCCCTGAAGGTGGCATCACCGAGCAGGCCAGAATGTCACTGGCCAACTTGAAGGCTGTGCTGGAAGAGGCTGGTGCCGGCATCGACAGCGTGGTGAAAACCACATGCTTCCTCGCTAAAATGGAAGACTTTGCAGCGTTCAACGAAGTCTACACGGAAGTCTTTGGCACTGAAGGTGCACCTGCACGTTCTTGCATTCAGGCAGGCCGTCTGCCGAAAGACGCGCTGGTTGAAGTCGAAGCAATCGCGTACGTCAAATAA
- a CDS encoding helix-turn-helix transcriptional regulator yields the protein MINLNDFTNVECLFEDDDDRLANYFRIAETVADLIGPHCEVVVHSLKNLETSVAKIVNGHMTGRTIGSPITDLGLKMLRVYQETGNLTPKAYFTHNAEGQLLKSATTIILGASGKPIGLFCLNINLSLPFSEIISTFTPDAAEVAEKTTPERFSTNSTEVILGALEQAIKDVEADPSVTQKASNKAVTKLLLERDIFEFKEATVLVAEKLGITRHAIYKYIRESKTQITSKE from the coding sequence ATGATCAACCTCAATGACTTCACAAATGTAGAATGTCTCTTTGAAGATGATGATGATCGTCTTGCAAACTACTTTCGCATTGCAGAAACAGTCGCGGATTTGATCGGGCCACACTGTGAGGTTGTGGTGCATTCTCTCAAAAACCTGGAAACATCTGTTGCCAAGATCGTCAACGGACACATGACGGGTCGGACGATCGGGTCTCCCATAACAGACCTCGGCTTGAAGATGCTGCGGGTTTATCAGGAGACAGGCAATCTGACACCGAAAGCCTACTTCACGCATAATGCTGAGGGACAGCTGCTTAAATCAGCAACGACGATAATCCTTGGCGCTTCAGGCAAACCGATTGGTTTGTTCTGCCTGAACATCAATCTATCCCTGCCCTTTTCAGAGATCATCAGCACGTTCACTCCAGATGCTGCTGAGGTTGCAGAGAAAACCACACCAGAGCGCTTCAGCACCAACTCAACTGAGGTCATTTTGGGTGCCTTGGAACAGGCGATCAAAGATGTGGAGGCAGACCCATCGGTGACACAAAAAGCCAGCAACAAGGCTGTCACCAAACTGCTTCTTGAACGCGACATTTTCGAGTTCAAAGAAGCAACCGTGCTTGTGGCGGAAAAACTCGGGATCACGCGACATGCCATCTACAAGTACATCCGAGAATCAAAAACTCAGATCACTAGCAAAGAGTAA
- a CDS encoding M24 family metallopeptidase, producing MSEFSLRGFEVSEFESRTARLQKVMHEQKVDAVLFTTEPNVRYFSGFFTQFWHSPTRPWFLIVPLEGKPIAVIPEIGATGMAATWIDDIRTWASPCPEDDGISLVAKAMNDLPKKYGRVGATLGIESYLRMPTNNFLELRDKVESEFVDVALAIHNLRQIKSAAEISKTRQICRITNQAFDLIPNYAKTGMTEREICKQFRIDMLSAGADECPYIIAGSGPDGYDSIIMGPTDRVLNDGDVLIIDTGAVRDGYFSDFDRNWAFGSASEETLAAYRATWEATTKGFAAAKPGNTTTDIYNAMWSVLEAAGALGNDVGRIGHGLGMELTERPSHTATDNTLLVPGMVLTLEPGMNYAPGKQMVHEENIVITEDGAEWLTERAAPEMIIIK from the coding sequence ATGTCAGAGTTTTCTTTGAGGGGCTTTGAAGTTTCAGAATTTGAAAGCCGGACAGCACGCCTGCAAAAGGTGATGCATGAGCAAAAAGTGGACGCTGTCCTTTTCACGACAGAACCAAATGTCCGCTATTTCTCTGGTTTCTTCACTCAGTTTTGGCACAGCCCAACACGTCCATGGTTTCTGATCGTGCCTCTTGAAGGCAAGCCAATCGCGGTCATTCCAGAAATCGGTGCCACAGGAATGGCGGCAACGTGGATCGACGATATCCGCACCTGGGCATCTCCGTGCCCTGAGGATGATGGCATTTCTCTGGTTGCCAAGGCCATGAATGATCTGCCTAAAAAGTATGGTCGTGTCGGTGCGACGCTCGGGATTGAATCCTACCTCCGTATGCCAACAAACAACTTCCTGGAACTACGTGACAAGGTTGAGTCAGAATTTGTTGACGTTGCGCTTGCAATTCACAATCTTCGCCAGATCAAATCCGCAGCTGAAATCAGCAAGACCCGCCAAATCTGCCGTATCACCAATCAAGCCTTCGACCTCATTCCAAACTACGCAAAAACTGGAATGACCGAGCGGGAAATCTGCAAGCAGTTCAGAATTGATATGCTGAGTGCAGGTGCGGATGAGTGTCCTTACATTATCGCAGGGTCCGGCCCTGATGGATATGACAGCATCATTATGGGCCCAACGGACCGCGTGCTGAATGATGGTGATGTTCTCATTATCGACACAGGCGCAGTCAGAGATGGCTACTTCTCAGATTTTGATCGCAACTGGGCGTTTGGCTCTGCAAGTGAAGAGACACTTGCTGCCTATCGCGCAACATGGGAAGCAACGACCAAGGGCTTTGCAGCTGCCAAACCGGGCAACACGACTACAGACATCTACAATGCAATGTGGAGTGTCCTGGAAGCTGCCGGTGCTCTTGGCAATGACGTAGGCCGCATCGGACACGGTCTTGGCATGGAGCTGACAGAACGCCCATCCCATACAGCAACCGACAACACTTTGCTCGTGCCGGGTATGGTTCTGACTTTGGAACCGGGCATGAACTACGCGCCAGGTAAGCAGATGGTTCATGAGGAAAACATCGTCATCACAGAAGATGGTGCAGAGTGGCTCACCGAGCGCGCTGCACCGGAAATGATCATCATTAAATAA
- a CDS encoding BCCT family transporter, translating to MSNQAVQQLKQGKMLFASTMTFIVVVVLSGILFPDQLFNVGVSTMNYLTDKFGWIYMAGSFAYVMVMFFFAFSKYGNIRFGSDDSRPEFSTFSWIAMLFSAGMGTVMLYWGVAEPVYHYINPLETTGIAAQTPAAAEFAMKQSFIHQGIQAWAAFSVVGLILGYLMYRKGESGLISNILLPWGRDKANGGWGKLVNLICVFGAIAGISTSLGQTGLSLSISSSYLIGTPDGPMTKIVLVGAITLITILCTTTGLEKGIKLLSDYNAYLLVGLIILVGSLGPTTQMINVYFDTMGNYMNDFFTDALMLPTFAADKETSWIGGWPIYYYAWAIAWAPFVGPFIARVSKGRTVREFILGSMILPCLGIFLWVAFFGTIGLEASPEALEAAAASSKAATFIVLEDFPLGTVISIGVVIALFTCFITSMNSSTFTLSSMSEDGSLNPSNKQKVMWTVAQGAMALTLMLATKSGIDLLQSISLIFALPLMFVLFVAMISTFKMFRAEFADEKQADEGVPATKQAAE from the coding sequence ATGAGTAACCAAGCTGTACAACAACTAAAACAAGGTAAGATGCTCTTTGCCAGCACGATGACATTCATTGTTGTCGTGGTTTTGTCAGGCATCCTGTTCCCAGATCAACTGTTTAATGTCGGTGTAAGCACTATGAACTATCTGACCGATAAATTCGGTTGGATCTACATGGCGGGCTCCTTTGCCTATGTCATGGTGATGTTCTTCTTCGCCTTCAGTAAATACGGTAACATCCGCTTTGGGTCGGATGACTCCAGACCAGAGTTCAGCACGTTCTCATGGATTGCGATGCTGTTCTCCGCTGGTATGGGTACCGTAATGCTCTACTGGGGTGTTGCAGAGCCTGTTTATCATTATATCAATCCACTAGAGACAACAGGTATTGCTGCACAAACACCTGCAGCAGCTGAGTTTGCTATGAAGCAGAGCTTCATTCACCAGGGCATTCAGGCCTGGGCTGCATTCTCCGTGGTTGGTCTGATCCTCGGTTATCTGATGTACCGTAAAGGTGAAAGCGGCTTGATCAGCAACATTCTGCTCCCATGGGGACGTGACAAAGCCAATGGCGGTTGGGGTAAACTGGTCAATCTTATCTGTGTCTTTGGTGCGATCGCAGGTATCTCAACTTCGCTAGGTCAAACAGGACTATCCTTATCCATCAGCTCATCTTATCTGATTGGCACACCTGATGGCCCAATGACTAAGATTGTACTGGTGGGGGCTATCACTCTGATCACCATTCTTTGTACAACAACCGGTCTGGAAAAGGGCATCAAGCTCCTCTCAGACTACAATGCTTACTTACTGGTTGGTTTGATTATTCTAGTTGGTTCTCTTGGGCCAACAACTCAGATGATCAACGTCTACTTTGACACCATGGGCAACTACATGAACGACTTCTTCACCGATGCGTTGATGTTGCCGACTTTCGCAGCTGATAAGGAAACTTCCTGGATTGGTGGCTGGCCAATCTATTATTATGCATGGGCAATCGCTTGGGCGCCGTTTGTTGGTCCGTTCATCGCACGTGTGTCTAAGGGCCGTACAGTCCGTGAGTTTATCCTAGGTTCCATGATCCTGCCATGCCTCGGTATCTTCCTCTGGGTTGCATTCTTCGGCACAATCGGCCTTGAAGCGTCTCCAGAAGCATTGGAAGCTGCAGCAGCATCTTCTAAAGCTGCAACCTTCATTGTGCTGGAAGACTTCCCGCTTGGTACAGTCATCTCCATTGGTGTCGTAATCGCGCTGTTCACTTGCTTCATCACATCCATGAACAGCTCAACCTTTACTCTCAGCTCTATGAGTGAAGATGGATCCCTCAACCCAAGTAATAAGCAAAAGGTTATGTGGACCGTCGCACAGGGTGCAATGGCCTTGACACTGATGCTGGCAACTAAATCCGGTATCGATCTATTGCAGTCCATTAGCTTGATTTTCGCTCTGCCATTAATGTTTGTGCTCTTCGTGGCAATGATCAGCACATTCAAGATGTTCCGCGCAGAATTTGCGGATGAAAAGCAAGCCGACGAGGGCGTGCCAGCTACCAAACAAGCTGCTGAATAA